The sequence TATCATAAATCAAAAATTGATAAGTTGTTTCTTGAGAATGAATGTAAAAAAAAGGATATTAAATCAAATAACCTTTATCTAAATATTAGAAATAAAAAAGCCCCTTTATAACAAGGGGCTATATTTCATGTATCAATAATCCCGATCTTAATTTTGGCTCAAACCATGTAGATTTTGGAGGCATAATTTTGTCAGCATCAGCAACTGCCATTAATTCCTCTATTGATGTTGGATACATTGAAAATGCAACCTTCCAATTCTTACCATCTATCCATTCTTCTAAAGCTTTTACTCCTCTAATTCCTCCTAAGAAATGAATTCTTGGATCTTTTCTTGGGTTTTCTATACCTAAAATAGGAGCTAATAAATAATTTTGTAATATATATACATCTAACTGTTTCACAGGATCAGTTTCATCAATAATATTTTCTTTAGCTTTTAATAAATACCATTTTTTATTTATATACATACCAAATTCATGTCTATTTTTTGGTTTATAAGGACTTTCAGGAGCTTCTGAGATTTCAAAGTATTCAGATATTTTTTTCATAAATTCATCATCTGATAAACCATTTAAATCTTTCACTACCCTATTATAATCTAAAATTTTTAATTCATCATGTGGAAATACTACTGCCATAAAGAAATTATATTCTTCATTTCCTGTATGTACTGGATTCTTTGATTTTAAAATTTCCTTTGTTCTAGCTGCCGCTGCCGCTCTATGATGACCATCAGCAATATATAAAGAATCCACTTCTTTAAATGCATTTTGTAATTCATTTATTAAATTTTCATTTGTTAGCACCCACAATTCATGGTGAACTTCTTTTTCGTCTATAAAATCATAAATCTTTTCTGATTCACTAATACCTCTATTAATTAATTCTTTAATATTATCTTTTGATTTAAATGTTAAAAATACTGGTCCGGTTTGTGCTTCTAAAATCATAATATGTTTAGTTCTATCATCTTCTTTATCTTGTCTAGTTAATTCATGCTTTTTAATAAGACCTTTTTGATACTCATCAACTGAGAAAGTAGCAAAAATTCCTGTTTGAGAATGACCTTTCCATGTTTCTCTATATAAATATAATGCCGGTTTTTCTTCTTCTATTAATATACCATCTTTTTTATAGTTTTCTAAATTTTCTTTAGCTTTTTTATAAACCTCTTCGCTATGAGGGTCTATATTTTCATCAAATTCAACCTCAGCTCTAGTAACTCTTAAAAAACTTTTAGGATGATTTTTAACAATATCTTTAACTTCATCTTCTTCTAAAACATCATATGGCGGACAAGAAAACTCTTCTACTAATTCATTTTTTGGTCTTAATCCTTTAAATGGCCTAATAATTGACACAATATTACCCCCTTCTATATAATTTCTAAGATATTATAACAATTAGATTTTGAAT comes from Marinitoga sp. 38H-ov and encodes:
- a CDS encoding DUF1015 family protein; amino-acid sequence: MSIIRPFKGLRPKNELVEEFSCPPYDVLEEDEVKDIVKNHPKSFLRVTRAEVEFDENIDPHSEEVYKKAKENLENYKKDGILIEEEKPALYLYRETWKGHSQTGIFATFSVDEYQKGLIKKHELTRQDKEDDRTKHIMILEAQTGPVFLTFKSKDNIKELINRGISESEKIYDFIDEKEVHHELWVLTNENLINELQNAFKEVDSLYIADGHHRAAAAARTKEILKSKNPVHTGNEEYNFFMAVVFPHDELKILDYNRVVKDLNGLSDDEFMKKISEYFEISEAPESPYKPKNRHEFGMYINKKWYLLKAKENIIDETDPVKQLDVYILQNYLLAPILGIENPRKDPRIHFLGGIRGVKALEEWIDGKNWKVAFSMYPTSIEELMAVADADKIMPPKSTWFEPKLRSGLLIHEI